A stretch of Desulfotignum phosphitoxidans DSM 13687 DNA encodes these proteins:
- a CDS encoding sigma-54-dependent transcriptional regulator, translated as MSDNTLFIVDDEKTIRDGIKAFFEDEYRIFAYDSAETGLDALQVYHPDLVLLDIGLPGMNGIEALKHIRAVRPDVLVVMITAYEDITSVIECMKLGAYDYIVKPLHMEGLGVTIANALETLRLRKEIKSLQENQLRDQAPFFIGESQVIHDIMAYIEKVAKSPDTPVLIQGETGTGKELMASTIHHRSPNFAGPLITVNCAAIPGELIESELFGYEKGAFSGASATGKKGLIEMADKGTLFLDEIGDLSLDAQAKLLRFMEQGEFYKVGGTRRKKVFTRVVSATNKDLEMMVETNQFREDLYYRISVVKIQVPSLSQRPEDLKLFADYFLKLFNQKFDRNLMGISPSAWALMETHPWKGNVREMKNIMESGVLTAEGPELTPGDLGLDGRNSRKAERHQSLLPLKPLTQEGVDLNAIRFRLDAFYFTQAMKLADGNESRAARLLNLKHHVFRYQYKQFLAQQENT; from the coding sequence ATGTCAGACAACACCCTGTTCATCGTGGATGATGAAAAAACCATTCGGGACGGGATTAAAGCGTTTTTCGAGGATGAATACCGGATATTTGCGTATGATTCAGCCGAAACAGGGCTGGATGCCCTGCAAGTGTACCACCCGGACCTGGTGCTTCTGGATATCGGCCTGCCGGGAATGAACGGCATAGAAGCTTTGAAGCATATTCGAGCCGTGCGCCCCGATGTGCTGGTGGTCATGATCACCGCCTATGAGGATATCACTTCGGTGATTGAATGCATGAAGCTGGGTGCCTATGATTACATTGTCAAGCCCCTCCACATGGAGGGGCTCGGGGTGACCATTGCCAATGCCCTGGAAACCCTGCGGCTCAGAAAAGAGATCAAATCCCTTCAGGAAAATCAGCTCCGGGATCAGGCCCCTTTTTTTATCGGCGAAAGCCAGGTGATCCACGACATCATGGCGTATATCGAAAAGGTGGCGAAGAGTCCAGACACCCCTGTGCTGATACAGGGGGAAACCGGAACCGGCAAGGAACTTATGGCCAGTACGATCCATCACCGAAGCCCGAATTTTGCCGGCCCGCTTATAACTGTCAATTGCGCGGCCATCCCCGGTGAACTGATTGAAAGTGAGCTGTTCGGTTATGAAAAAGGGGCGTTCAGCGGTGCCAGTGCCACCGGTAAAAAAGGGCTGATTGAAATGGCTGACAAAGGCACTTTGTTTCTGGATGAGATCGGTGACCTGAGTCTGGATGCCCAGGCCAAACTGCTCAGGTTCATGGAGCAGGGAGAATTCTACAAAGTAGGGGGAACCCGCAGGAAGAAAGTGTTCACCCGGGTCGTCTCCGCCACCAACAAGGACCTGGAAATGATGGTGGAAACCAATCAGTTTCGAGAAGATCTTTACTACCGTATCAGTGTGGTCAAAATCCAGGTGCCGTCTCTTAGCCAGCGGCCCGAAGATCTGAAATTGTTTGCGGATTATTTTCTGAAACTGTTCAATCAGAAATTTGACCGGAACCTGATGGGGATCAGTCCGTCCGCATGGGCGTTGATGGAAACCCATCCCTGGAAAGGGAATGTCAGGGAGATGAAAAACATAATGGAAAGTGGGGTTCTCACCGCCGAAGGACCCGAGCTGACACCCGGGGACCTGGGATTGGATGGCAGGAATTCCAGGAAAGCGGAAAGACACCAGTCCCTACTGCCATTGAAGCCACTAACCCAGGAAGGGGTGGACCTGAACGCCATTCGCTTCCGCCTGGATGCCTTTTATTTCACCCAGGCCATGAAACTGGCCGACGGCAATGAAAGCCGGGCCGCAAGACTGCTCAACCTGAAACACCATGTCTTCCGATATCAGTACAAACAGTTTCTGGCGCAGCAGGAAAACACCTGA